gctCCAACTTTATCCTTAACAGCATCACAAGCCCCTTGTGCCTTATCCTTCATCTGCTGGCCAGCCTGCAATATATAGGACTCCATATGTAAGCAATTAACAATGATGTAGGACAGTATTGCTTGAGATCGAAgtattttgttatgtttatttgtaattttctaacttagtaAAAACTTTGTTGAACCTCTTGGCATGATTCCTTGGCAGATTGAGTAGCATTGCTTGCCTTTTCCGCCAAGTTGCCCGCCTTTtcctaaaccaaaaaagaacaaCACATTATTGTCAACATTTAAAATGTCAACGTGCATAGTGTTCATGCATGAAACATCCATCCATGCCTATGTAAATCCTTTTAGATGTAGTTTGCCTAAGAAGCACTGTATCATAGGCGTATCTTGGACATATtggcaattaaaataaaaaatcagtgTACGCATACAGGAGTATCCTAGAAATATCCGGTACCGGATACAAATATATGAGCTAAACTAGAGTATCTGTGCTTACTAGATGTATGCTACTATGCTAATAGATGTAAATAGGATGGATTATGGATAGAAACTCACCTGAGCTTGGCCCTTGGCCTCGCCAGCTTGGTAACTTGCATTCTGGGATTTGTCCATCTTCAGTTTCTGCTTGGAACACAAACACTAACAATGTAATTCAGGCTCTAAAATTCAACTTGGGTGATTCTACAAACAAATGTGAGGCAAAATTTATAGGATTTTCAAACCAATCCACTAATTGACACGTTTATGTTTTCTCAAATATGCTCACAACATGTGTCATCATATGATTGAAGTTTGGCATTTTAATTTGGCCTTAGGACCAGGTGCTTCTTTTGATGATACGCACACTAACCATTCAATTTAAAGTTAGTTACGATTTTAGAGGGATATATATGAACTTGGCCTTGACACTACTTGCAATGAATTTGCTACTCTAGAGTCTAGACTGTCCTAGTGATAAAGTTTGCTTGTGGTaattaaactttgtcctttattGAGAAATACATATAAACTTcgctttttttgatgaataaactTCGCATTTTTTGAGTCATATgatgtgataaaaataaataataataaaaagagatcttaaaaaattcataagCACACCTGCTATGCATATTCTTGCTCTATCAAGTAGTAAGAAAAAAATACTCATTATCAATCACACATTTGTGCAAATATTTCATGTCCAGATTTTATGTACAGATCTTAGTTTGCTCCATAGGTACGTAAAGCACCCCCTCATTAACTGGCATCACATGAAAGATTAATAGTAACCTAAACttttaagtaattaaattcagccaaaaaaacttttaagtaATTAAATGTTACCTCCACTTTCAGTGTCAGATTGTCCATATAAACTGGGCCAGAATAGAGTCTTCCAGACTACATAGATCCAGTCTTAGGCCAGATGGGCTCAGGCTCAATCCGTGGGCTTTTTTTATTTGCACCCTTTAATAACTACGttgtattaatttaaattttaatgcaggtaaaatccaaattgattaaaaatcttATAATAAGATGTGAATTATTTCCTATAGCCACAAACTTTtctacaacaattttacaaaacttctaatgtagtaaattcttattggtttgcatTTGTGCTCACCACTTACATCAcctttttacttactaatagcCACTTAATATaatagcaatttgtaaaaaaaaaaaaaaaaaaacttgtaattctTGCATTCTCCTCCttttaaaagttataaaaaaaatttatagatctaaaatttaaaacaaaatataccatcccaaaaaaattagcccaaaaacaataattaccaataataaagctaaaaacaattaagctcaattaaccaattttaccaaaaacaaacaacccggccctttaaaaaattttaaacaaaataattttgtccttaccAGAAAGGAGATGCAcatataaaaaacacaaacaaataaaaaacccttTAGCAATTAAGTACTAATGCTAGAGGCCAGAGTTGTCGCAcacaattttgtttatttattaaatcaCTAAAATCCTTAAACCCTTCAATTCCCTTTAAAGAcatggttctctctctctctctctctcttagtttATCATTTCACCATAACATCTTTGCATCAAGACTCACCGCTTGTTATTCTATTTCTAATTCTTTTGTTATCCTATTTGTTTTCCAAGTACATATAGGTAAGTCCAAATTAGTTTAATTTGGGTGTTGTGTGCAAGTTGGTAAATAAATCTACCAAATCTAAAGTCTCAAGGGAGAGTTGCAAACGGACCTACTACTATATACACACAAAACCAC
This DNA window, taken from Quercus robur chromosome 2, dhQueRobu3.1, whole genome shotgun sequence, encodes the following:
- the LOC126713980 gene encoding stress-induced protein KIN2-like, with protein sequence MDKSQNASYQAGEAKGQAQEKAGNLAEKASNATQSAKESCQEAGQQMKDKAQGACDAVKDKVGANK